One Haliaeetus albicilla chromosome 11, bHalAlb1.1, whole genome shotgun sequence genomic window carries:
- the CYP26A1 gene encoding cytochrome P450 26A1 isoform X2 produces MGFSALVASALCTFLLPLLLFLATVKLWDLYCVSGRDPSCPLPLPPGTMGLPFFGETLQMVLQRRKFLQMKRRKYGFIYKTHLFGRPTVRVMGAENVRHILLGEHRLVSVQWPASVRTILGSGCLSNLHNGQHKHRKKHYVPVIQEEVSACLARWLGAAGPCLLVYPEVKRLMFRIAMRILLGFQPRQASPDGEQQLVEAFEEMIRNLFSLPIDVPFSGLYRGLRARNIIHAKIEENIRAKMARKEPEGGYKDALQLLMEHTQGNGEQLNMQELKESATELLFGGHETTASAATSLIAFLGLHHDVLQKVRKELQVKGLLCSPNQEKQLDMEVLEQLKYTGCVIKETLRLSPPVPGGFRIALKTLELNGYQIPKGWNVIYSICDTHDVADLFTNKDEFNPDRFMSPPPEDSSRFSFIPFGGGLRSCVGKEFAKVLLKIFTVELARSCDWQLLNGPPTMKTGPIVYPVDNLPTKFIGFSGQI; encoded by the exons ATGGGCTTCTCCGCCCTGGTCGCCAGCGCCCTGTGCACCTTCCTGCTGCCCCTGCTACTCTTTCTGGCCACTGTCAAGCTCTGGGACCTGTACTGCGTGAGCGGCCGCGACCCCAGCTGCCCGCTCCCGCTGCCCCCGGGCACCATGGGGCTCCCCTTCTTCGGGGAGACGCTGCAGATGGTGCTGCAG agGCGGAAATTCCTGCAAATGAAACGCAGGAAATACGGCTTCATCTACAAGACTCACCTCTTCGGACGGCCCACGGTGCGGGTGATGGGCGCCGAGAACGTGCGGCACATCCTGCTGGGCGAGCACCGGCTCGTCTCCGTGCAGTGGCCCGCCTCGGTGCGCACCATCCTGGGCTCGGGCTGCCTCTCCAACCTCCACAACGGGCAGCACAAGCACCGCAAAAAG CACTACGTGCCCGTCATCCAGGAGGAGGTGAGCGCCTGCCTGGCCCGGTGGCTGGGGGCCGCCGGGCCCTGCCTGCTGGTGTACCCCGAGGTGAAGCGCCTCATGTTCCGCATCGCCATGAGGATCCTGCTGGGCTTCCAGCCCCGCCAGGCCAGCCCCGATGGCGAGCAGCAGCTGGTGGAGGCTTTCGAGGAGATGATCCGCaacctcttctccctccccatcGACGTGCCCTTCAGCGGGCTCTACCGG GGCTTGCGGGCACGCAACATCATCCACGCCAAGATCGAGGAGAACATCCGTGCCAAGATGGCCCGCAAGGAGCCCGAGGGCGGCTACAAGGATGCGTTGCAGCTGCTGATGGAGCACACACAGGGCAACGGGGAGCAGCTCAACATGCAG GAGCTGAAGGAGTCtgccacagagctgctgtttgggggcCATGAAACCACTGCTAGTGCTGCCACGTCGCTGATCGCCTTCCTAGGGCTCCACCACGACGTCCTGCAGAAAGTGAGGAAAGAGCTGCAGGTGAAG GGGTTACTGTGCAGTCCCAACCAAGAGAAGCAGCTGGACATGGAGGTCTTGGAGCAGCTGAAGTACACGGGCTGTGTCATCAAAGAGACCCTCAGGCTGAGCCCGCCTGTTCCTGGAGGATTTCGAATTGCGCTCAAGACCCTTGAGCTAAAT GGTTACCAGATCCCTAAAGGCTGGAACGTTATTTACAGTATCTGTGATACCCACGATGTGGCAGACCTCTTCACCAATAAGGATGAATTCAACCCGGATCGCTTCATGTCTCCACCTCCAGAGGATTCCTCTAGGTTCAGTTTCATTCCTTTCGGTGGGGGCTTGAGGAGCTGCGTGGGCAAAGAGTTTGCAAAAGtccttctgaaaatatttacagtggAGTTGGCTCGGAGCTGTGACTGGCAGCTGCTGAATGGACCTCCTACAATGAAAACGGGCCCCATAGTGTACCCTGTGGACAATCTGCCTACCAAATTCATAGGTTTCAGCGGCCAAATCTGA
- the CYP26A1 gene encoding cytochrome P450 26A1 isoform X1 yields the protein MGFSALVASALCTFLLPLLLFLATVKLWDLYCVSGRDPSCPLPLPPGTMGLPFFGETLQMVLQRRKFLQMKRRKYGFIYKTHLFGRPTVRVMGAENVRHILLGEHRLVSVQWPASVRTILGSGCLSNLHNGQHKHRKKVIMRAFSRDALQHYVPVIQEEVSACLARWLGAAGPCLLVYPEVKRLMFRIAMRILLGFQPRQASPDGEQQLVEAFEEMIRNLFSLPIDVPFSGLYRGLRARNIIHAKIEENIRAKMARKEPEGGYKDALQLLMEHTQGNGEQLNMQELKESATELLFGGHETTASAATSLIAFLGLHHDVLQKVRKELQVKGLLCSPNQEKQLDMEVLEQLKYTGCVIKETLRLSPPVPGGFRIALKTLELNGYQIPKGWNVIYSICDTHDVADLFTNKDEFNPDRFMSPPPEDSSRFSFIPFGGGLRSCVGKEFAKVLLKIFTVELARSCDWQLLNGPPTMKTGPIVYPVDNLPTKFIGFSGQI from the exons ATGGGCTTCTCCGCCCTGGTCGCCAGCGCCCTGTGCACCTTCCTGCTGCCCCTGCTACTCTTTCTGGCCACTGTCAAGCTCTGGGACCTGTACTGCGTGAGCGGCCGCGACCCCAGCTGCCCGCTCCCGCTGCCCCCGGGCACCATGGGGCTCCCCTTCTTCGGGGAGACGCTGCAGATGGTGCTGCAG agGCGGAAATTCCTGCAAATGAAACGCAGGAAATACGGCTTCATCTACAAGACTCACCTCTTCGGACGGCCCACGGTGCGGGTGATGGGCGCCGAGAACGTGCGGCACATCCTGCTGGGCGAGCACCGGCTCGTCTCCGTGCAGTGGCCCGCCTCGGTGCGCACCATCCTGGGCTCGGGCTGCCTCTCCAACCTCCACAACGGGCAGCACAAGCACCGCAAAAAG GTGATCATGCGGGCCTTCTCCCGGGACGCCCTGCAGCACTACGTGCCCGTCATCCAGGAGGAGGTGAGCGCCTGCCTGGCCCGGTGGCTGGGGGCCGCCGGGCCCTGCCTGCTGGTGTACCCCGAGGTGAAGCGCCTCATGTTCCGCATCGCCATGAGGATCCTGCTGGGCTTCCAGCCCCGCCAGGCCAGCCCCGATGGCGAGCAGCAGCTGGTGGAGGCTTTCGAGGAGATGATCCGCaacctcttctccctccccatcGACGTGCCCTTCAGCGGGCTCTACCGG GGCTTGCGGGCACGCAACATCATCCACGCCAAGATCGAGGAGAACATCCGTGCCAAGATGGCCCGCAAGGAGCCCGAGGGCGGCTACAAGGATGCGTTGCAGCTGCTGATGGAGCACACACAGGGCAACGGGGAGCAGCTCAACATGCAG GAGCTGAAGGAGTCtgccacagagctgctgtttgggggcCATGAAACCACTGCTAGTGCTGCCACGTCGCTGATCGCCTTCCTAGGGCTCCACCACGACGTCCTGCAGAAAGTGAGGAAAGAGCTGCAGGTGAAG GGGTTACTGTGCAGTCCCAACCAAGAGAAGCAGCTGGACATGGAGGTCTTGGAGCAGCTGAAGTACACGGGCTGTGTCATCAAAGAGACCCTCAGGCTGAGCCCGCCTGTTCCTGGAGGATTTCGAATTGCGCTCAAGACCCTTGAGCTAAAT GGTTACCAGATCCCTAAAGGCTGGAACGTTATTTACAGTATCTGTGATACCCACGATGTGGCAGACCTCTTCACCAATAAGGATGAATTCAACCCGGATCGCTTCATGTCTCCACCTCCAGAGGATTCCTCTAGGTTCAGTTTCATTCCTTTCGGTGGGGGCTTGAGGAGCTGCGTGGGCAAAGAGTTTGCAAAAGtccttctgaaaatatttacagtggAGTTGGCTCGGAGCTGTGACTGGCAGCTGCTGAATGGACCTCCTACAATGAAAACGGGCCCCATAGTGTACCCTGTGGACAATCTGCCTACCAAATTCATAGGTTTCAGCGGCCAAATCTGA
- the CYP26C1 gene encoding cytochrome P450 26C1 isoform X1, producing MPAGLSWPEAAAPALLALALLVTLCRHLWALRWSLSRDRASALPLPRGSMGWPFFGETLHWLLQGSRFHSSRRERYGNVFKTHLLGRPVVRVTGADNIRKILLGEHTLVSTQWPQSTQIILGSHTLLGSIGDLHRQRRKILARVFSRAALESYLPRIQKVVSWELRGWCMEPGSIAVYSSAKTLTFRIAAQILLGLRLEENQFKDLAKTFEQLVENLFSLPLNIPFSGLRKGIKARDMLHEFMEKAIQEKLQRNNPEDHSDALDFIINSAKEHGKEFTMQELKESAIELIFAAFFTTASASTSLILLLLKHPSVIEKIRQELKSHELYQQCEHCPVGPCPDTLTAQSRDSEKPLLRPTAKDAHEDQSQPLCPMEDGSPQPHTLPEPTLPQSGPCAGPQFRAPSGQSCRCPSDISLEKLSRLRYLDCVIKEVLRVLPPVSGGYRTALQTFELDGYQIPKGWSVMYSIRDTHETAAVYQSPPGGFDPDRFGAARMEAAGRFHYIPFGGGARSCIGKELAQAILKLLAIELVSTARWELATPGYPAMQTVPIVHPVDDGLQLYFHPLQPGHGSEA from the exons ATGCCGGCGGGGCTCTCCTGGCCCGAAGCGGCGGCGCCGGCGCTGCTGGCCCTGGCGCTGCTGGTCACCCTGTGCCGGCACCTGTGGGCGCTGCGCTGGAGCCTCAGCCGGGACCGCGCCAGcgccctgcccctgcccagggGCTCCATGGGCTGGCCTTTCTTCGGGGAGACCCTGCACTGGCTGCTCCAG GGCTCCCGCTTCCACAGCTCCCGGCGGGAGAGGTACGGCAACGTGTTCAAGACCCACCTCCTGGGCCGGCCGGTGGTGCGGGTGACGGGCGCCGACAACATCCGCAAGATCCTGCTGGGTGAGCACACGCTGGTCAGCACGCAGTGGCCCCAGAGCACCCAGATCATCCTGGGCTCCCACACCCTGCTCGGCTCCATCGGTGACCTGCACCGCCAGCGCCGCAAG ATCCTGGCCAGAGTGTTCAGCCGCGCCGCCCTGGAGAGCTACCTGCCACGGATCCAGAAGGTCGTGAGCTGGGAGCTGCGGGGCTGGTGCATGGAGCCGGGCTCCATCGCAGTTTATTCCTCCGCTAAAACCTTAACTTTCCGCATTGCAGCTCAGATTCTGCTGGGGCTCCGCCTGGAGGAAAACCAGTTCAAGGACCTGGCCAAAACTTTTGAACAGCTGGTGGAGaacctcttctccctgcccctcaACATACCCTTCAGCGGGCTGCGCAAG GGAATCAAAGCACGGGACATGCTACATGAGTTTATGGAGAAGGCTATACAggaaaaactgcagagaaacaaCCCCGAAGATCACAGCGATGCTCTGGATTTCATAATAAACAGTGCCAAGGAGCACGGCAAAGAATTCACCATGCAGGAGCTAAAG GAGTCAGCGATTGAGCTcatatttgctgcttttttcacCACGGCTAGTGCCAGCACTTCTCTGATCCTCCTACTACTGAAGCACCCCTCAGTGATTGAAAAAATAAGGCAGGAGCTGAAGTCCCATGAGCTGTACCAGCAGTGTGAGCACTGCCCTGTGGGACCCTGCCCAGACACCCTGACTGCCCAGAGCAGGGACAGTGAGAAGCCACTTCTCCGCCCTACGGCCAAAGATGCTCACGAGGACCAGAGCCAGCCTCTGTGCCCAATGGAGGACggttccccccagccccacaccctGCCAGAGCCCACCCTCCCCCAGAGCGGTCCTTGCGCTGGCCCCCAGTTTCGGGCGCCATCAGGGCAGAGCTGTCGCTGCCCCTCAGACATCAGCCTGGAGAAGCTGAGCCGCCTGCGCTACCTGGACTGTGTGATTAAGGAGGTGCTGCGGGTGCTGCCACCCGTCTCCGGAGGCTACAGGACAGCACTGCAGACTTTTGAGCTGGAC ggctACCAGATCCCCAAAGGCTGGAGCGTCATGTACAGCATTCGTGACACGCATGAGACAGCCGCCGTCTACCAGAGCCCTCCCGGCGGCTTCGACCCAGACCGCTTCGGTGCCGCCCGGATGGAGGCCGCAGGCCGCTTCCACTACATCCCCTTTGGCGGTGGGGCACGGAGCTGCATCGGCAAGGAGCTGGCACAGGCCATCCTCAAGCTGCTGGCCATCGAGCTGGTCAGCACGGCCCGCTGGGAGCTGGCCACCCCTGGCTACCCCGCCATGCAGACCGTGCCCATCGTGCACCCTGTCGACGATGGGCTGCAGCTCTACTTCCACCCCTTGCAGCCCGGCCACGGCAGCGAAGCCTGA
- the CYP26C1 gene encoding cytochrome P450 26C1 isoform X2, protein MPAGLSWPEAAAPALLALALLVTLCRHLWALRWSLSRDRASALPLPRGSMGWPFFGETLHWLLQGSRFHSSRRERYGNVFKTHLLGRPVVRVTGADNIRKILLGEHTLVSTQWPQSTQIILGSHTLLGSIGDLHRQRRKGIKARDMLHEFMEKAIQEKLQRNNPEDHSDALDFIINSAKEHGKEFTMQELKESAIELIFAAFFTTASASTSLILLLLKHPSVIEKIRQELKSHELYQQCEHCPVGPCPDTLTAQSRDSEKPLLRPTAKDAHEDQSQPLCPMEDGSPQPHTLPEPTLPQSGPCAGPQFRAPSGQSCRCPSDISLEKLSRLRYLDCVIKEVLRVLPPVSGGYRTALQTFELDGYQIPKGWSVMYSIRDTHETAAVYQSPPGGFDPDRFGAARMEAAGRFHYIPFGGGARSCIGKELAQAILKLLAIELVSTARWELATPGYPAMQTVPIVHPVDDGLQLYFHPLQPGHGSEA, encoded by the exons ATGCCGGCGGGGCTCTCCTGGCCCGAAGCGGCGGCGCCGGCGCTGCTGGCCCTGGCGCTGCTGGTCACCCTGTGCCGGCACCTGTGGGCGCTGCGCTGGAGCCTCAGCCGGGACCGCGCCAGcgccctgcccctgcccagggGCTCCATGGGCTGGCCTTTCTTCGGGGAGACCCTGCACTGGCTGCTCCAG GGCTCCCGCTTCCACAGCTCCCGGCGGGAGAGGTACGGCAACGTGTTCAAGACCCACCTCCTGGGCCGGCCGGTGGTGCGGGTGACGGGCGCCGACAACATCCGCAAGATCCTGCTGGGTGAGCACACGCTGGTCAGCACGCAGTGGCCCCAGAGCACCCAGATCATCCTGGGCTCCCACACCCTGCTCGGCTCCATCGGTGACCTGCACCGCCAGCGCCGCAAG GGAATCAAAGCACGGGACATGCTACATGAGTTTATGGAGAAGGCTATACAggaaaaactgcagagaaacaaCCCCGAAGATCACAGCGATGCTCTGGATTTCATAATAAACAGTGCCAAGGAGCACGGCAAAGAATTCACCATGCAGGAGCTAAAG GAGTCAGCGATTGAGCTcatatttgctgcttttttcacCACGGCTAGTGCCAGCACTTCTCTGATCCTCCTACTACTGAAGCACCCCTCAGTGATTGAAAAAATAAGGCAGGAGCTGAAGTCCCATGAGCTGTACCAGCAGTGTGAGCACTGCCCTGTGGGACCCTGCCCAGACACCCTGACTGCCCAGAGCAGGGACAGTGAGAAGCCACTTCTCCGCCCTACGGCCAAAGATGCTCACGAGGACCAGAGCCAGCCTCTGTGCCCAATGGAGGACggttccccccagccccacaccctGCCAGAGCCCACCCTCCCCCAGAGCGGTCCTTGCGCTGGCCCCCAGTTTCGGGCGCCATCAGGGCAGAGCTGTCGCTGCCCCTCAGACATCAGCCTGGAGAAGCTGAGCCGCCTGCGCTACCTGGACTGTGTGATTAAGGAGGTGCTGCGGGTGCTGCCACCCGTCTCCGGAGGCTACAGGACAGCACTGCAGACTTTTGAGCTGGAC ggctACCAGATCCCCAAAGGCTGGAGCGTCATGTACAGCATTCGTGACACGCATGAGACAGCCGCCGTCTACCAGAGCCCTCCCGGCGGCTTCGACCCAGACCGCTTCGGTGCCGCCCGGATGGAGGCCGCAGGCCGCTTCCACTACATCCCCTTTGGCGGTGGGGCACGGAGCTGCATCGGCAAGGAGCTGGCACAGGCCATCCTCAAGCTGCTGGCCATCGAGCTGGTCAGCACGGCCCGCTGGGAGCTGGCCACCCCTGGCTACCCCGCCATGCAGACCGTGCCCATCGTGCACCCTGTCGACGATGGGCTGCAGCTCTACTTCCACCCCTTGCAGCCCGGCCACGGCAGCGAAGCCTGA